One Bufo gargarizans isolate SCDJY-AF-19 chromosome 4, ASM1485885v1, whole genome shotgun sequence DNA window includes the following coding sequences:
- the LOC122934066 gene encoding hatching enzyme 1.2-like — MDLMRLSLLLCLAAQALTRPMERHQDQDDSASDQDPFIFQVIETANEGSPVVLKEMDIFVDTYRNGRICRTCTWPKNSNGTVQVPYTIVPRSYSPSDISLINQALSEFGVMTCVQFVNRTTESDYLNIVSQSGSGCWSYIGRIFGKQTLSLESSSCMTYGVIQHEAMHNIGFFHEHTRVDRDNYIDIKWDNIDQGYWGDFNINQANTLNLPYDYTSVMHYYRYAYAETSTLPSIVPKPDPTVPIGQRLGLSSLDVISCVRSSLTLSIYVTKNKDLCRTKLVTASGSLSGNSSSANQSGGNCLWLIQVPSKKVSLNVTSLNISSTDYIKVYDGMLKTSPVLLGMTNGSGPISTLVSSGCNMLVEFVSMASSKFSNFNATYSTAAGVILSRRQHRLGDDPQLVHSPPRPLMRDDAIALAVERNLGPN, encoded by the exons ATGGACCTGATGAGGTTGTCACTCTTGCTGTGCTTGGCTGCCCAGGCTCTGACGAGACCG ATGGAAAGACATCAGGACCAGG ATGACTCTGCCTCTGACCAGGACCCCTTTATATTTCAAGTCATTGAGACTGCAAATGAAG GAAGTCCTGTAGTACTGAAAGAGATGGATATTTTCGTTGACACCTACCGTAACGGTAGAATATGTAGAACCTGCACGTGGCCGAAGAACAGCAATGGAACTGTCCAAGTACCGTACACCATAGTTCCTCGGTCCTACT CCCCCTCAGATATTTCTCTGATTAATCAGGCCTTGAGCGAATTTGGAGTGATGACCTGCGTGCAGTTTGTAAACCGGACCACGGAGTCAGACTATCTCAATATAGTCTCACAGTCTGGATCAGG TTGCTGGTCTTACATTGGAAGAATTTTCGGCAAACAGACTCTAAGCCTCGAAAGTTCAAGCTGCATGACGTACGGAGTAATTCAACATGAAGCTATGCATAATATTGGTTTCTTCCACGAACATACAAGAGTTGACCGGGATAACTACATTGACATCAAGTGGGACAACATAGACCAAG GTTACTGGGGCGATTTCAACATCAATCAAGCGAACACTCTGAACCTTCCTTACGATTATACATCAGTGATGCATTATTATAG GTATGCTTATGCCGAGACATCGACTTTGCCTTCTATAGTCCCAAAACCTGACCCTACTGTGCCTATTGGACAGAGACTAGGGTTGAGTTCTCTGGAT GTTATATCATGTGTTCGTTCCTCGCTAACATTGTCCATTTATGTAACCAAAAATAAAGACCTTTGTAGGACAAAGCTGGTGACGGCCTCAGGATCCCTTTCCGGAAACAGCTCTTCTGCAAACCAAAGTGGTGGAAACTGCTTGTGGCTCATTCAAGTCCCAAGCAAGAAG GTTTCATTGAATGTTACCTCTCTTAACATCTCTTCTACTGACTATATTAAAGTCTATGATGGGATGCTAAAGACATCACCTGTCTTATTGGGGATGACCAATGGATCTGGACCAATCTCAACCCTGGTTTCATCTGGGTGCAACATGCTTGTAGAGTTTGTGAGCATGGCCAGTTCCAAATTCAGTAACTTTAATGCCACATATTCAACAG CAGCAGGTGTGATCCTCAGCAGGAGACAGCACAGACTTGGGGATGATCCTCAGCTGGTGCACTCTCCTCCTCGGCCCTTAATGCGAGATGATGCCATTGCATTGGCTGTGGAACGAAACCTGGGGCCTAATTGA